A portion of the Planctomycetota bacterium genome contains these proteins:
- a CDS encoding isopentenyl transferase family protein produces the protein MSNPMQRILIVGPCGAGKSTLAIQLGQRTGLPVHHMDRLHWKPGWVESSREELREKLTAIVAGNRWIIDGNYSSSFDLRLPRADTIVWLDYPPRLYRWRVLKRHIVGRFRQRTDITEGCVEKFDPEFMRYVWRFHRDRRPELVKVMNALPAEMALHHFRRPRESKAWLNAVAAM, from the coding sequence ATGTCCAACCCAATGCAACGCATCCTGATCGTCGGCCCCTGTGGTGCGGGCAAGAGCACGCTGGCCATCCAACTCGGGCAGCGAACCGGCCTGCCGGTACATCACATGGATCGCCTGCACTGGAAGCCCGGCTGGGTCGAGTCGAGCCGCGAGGAACTGCGCGAAAAACTCACCGCGATCGTCGCCGGCAATCGCTGGATCATCGACGGCAACTACAGCTCGAGCTTCGACCTGCGCCTGCCACGCGCCGACACAATCGTCTGGCTCGACTACCCGCCACGGCTCTACCGCTGGCGCGTCCTCAAACGTCACATCGTCGGCCGCTTCCGCCAACGAACCGACATCACCGAAGGCTGTGTCGAGAAGTTCGACCCGGAGTTCATGCGCTACGTCTGGCGCTTCCACAGAGACCGTCGGCCGGAGTTGGTGAAAGTCATGAACGCACTGCCGGCGGAGATGGCGTTGCACCATTTCCGCCGGCCGCGCGAATCGAAAGCGTGGC